In Drosophila simulans strain w501 chromosome X, Prin_Dsim_3.1, whole genome shotgun sequence, one DNA window encodes the following:
- the LOC6724871 gene encoding glutamate receptor ionotropic, NMDA 2B isoform X3 encodes MMPSRVKLKRGTDGPTPTATPAPMPITMPKQTPIATLNTASCQHNSTTSRRKPTLTPPSGPISLLLFTVLTLLILDTRSCQGLRLTNGGGSLSKGAAANKEQLNIGLIAPHTNFGKREYLRSINNAVTGLTKTRGAKLTFLKDYSFEQKNIHFDMMSLTPSPTAILSTLCKEFLRVNVSAILYMMNNEQFGHSTASAQYFLQLAGYLGIPVISWNADNSGLERRASQSTLQLQLAPSIEHQSAAMLSILERYKWHQFSVVTSQIAGHDDFVQAVRERVAEMQEHFKFTILNSIVVTRTSDLMELVNSEARVMLLYATQTEAITILRAAEEMKLTGENYVWVVSQSVIEKKDAHSQFPVGMLGVHFDTSSAALMNEISNAIKIYSYGVEAYLTDPANRDRRLTTQSLSCEDEGRGRWDNGEIFFKYLRNVSIEGDLNKPNIEFTADGDLRSAELKIMNLRPSANNKNLVWEEIGVWKSWETQKLDIRDIAWPGNSHAPPQGVPEKFHLKITFLEEAPYINLSPADPVSGKCLMDRGVLCRVAADHEMAADIDVGQAHRNESFYQCCSGFCIDLLEKFAEELGFTYELVRVEDGKWGTLENGKWNGLIADLVNRKTDMVLTSLMINTEREAVVDFSEPFMETGIAIVVAKRTGIISPTAFLEPFDTASWMLVGIVAIQAATFMIFLFEWLSPSGYDMKLYLQNTNVTPYRFSLFRTYWLVWAVLFQAAVHVDSPRGFTSRFMTNVWALFAVVFLAIYTANLAAFMITREEFHEFSGLNDSRLVHPFSHKPSFKFGTIPYSHTDSTIHKYFNVMHNYMRQYNKTSVADGVAAVLNGNLDSFIYDGTVLDYLVAQDEDCRLMTVGSWYAMTGYGLAFSRNSKYVQMFNKRLLEFRANGDLERLRRYWMTGTCRPGKQEHKSSDPLALEQFLSAFLLLMAGILLAALLLLLEHVYFKYIRKRLAKKDGGHCCALISLSMGKSLTFRGAVFEATEILKKHRCNDPICDTHLWKVKHELDMSRLRVRQLEKVMDKHGIKAPQLRLASSSDLLNHHHLKERPPLLGNLSLAASAQDLYRWSYKTEIAEMETVL; translated from the exons ATGATGCCCAGTCGCGTCAAACTGAAACGCGGCACGGACGGACCGACGCCCACGGCCACGCCCGCGCCCATGCCTATCACAATGCCAAAGCAAACGCCAATCGCCACTTTGAACACTGCCAGCTGCCAGCACAATAGCACAACAAGTAGACGAAAGCCAACCCTCACCCCTCCAAGCGGGCCCATCTCGCTGCTCCTTTTCACAGTACTGACCCTGCTGATCCTGGACACCAGATCCTGCCAGGGCCTCCGACTAACCAACGGAGGCGGCAGCCTGAGCAAGGGCGCGGCGGCCAACAAGGAGCAGCTCAACATCGGCCTGATCGCGCCGCACACGAACTTCGGAAAGCGCGAGTACCTGCGCAGCATCAACAACGCGGTCACCGGATTAACGAAGACGCGCGGCGCCAAGCTGACCTTTCTCAAGGACTACTCCTTCGAGCAGAAGAACATCCACTTCGACATGATGTCGCTGACGCCAAGCCCGACGG CAATCCTAAGCACACTGTGCAAGGAGTTCCTCCGCGTGAACGTCTCCGCAATCCTGTACATGATGAACAACGAACAGTTCGGGCACAGCACGGCCTCGGCACAGTACTTTTTGCAGCTTGCCGGCTACCTGGGCATCCCGGTTATCTCGTGGAACGCCGACAACTCGGGTTTGGAACGACGGGCCTCGCAATCGACGCTCCAGCTACAGCTGGCTCCAAGCATCGAGCACCAAAGCGCCGCAATGCTGAGCATCCTGGAGCGCTACAAGTGGCACCAGTTCTCGGTGGTCACGTCGCAGATAGCCGGCCACGATGACTTCGTGCAGGCGGTGCGGGAGCGCGTGGCTGAGATGCAGGAGCACTTCAAGTTCACCATCCTAAACTCGATCGTGGTCACCCGCACCAGCGACCTCATGGAACTGGTTAACAGTGAGGCCCGGGTGATGCTGCTGTATGCTACGCAGACCGAGGCCATCACCATCCTGCGCGCCGCTGAGGAGATGAAGCTCACCGGAGAAAACTACGTCTGGGTAGTCAGCCAGTCGGTCATAGAAAAGAAGGATGCCCACTCCCAGTTCCCCGTCGGCATGCTTGGCGTGCACTTCGACACCTCCAGTGCGGCGCTCATGAACGAGATCTCTAACGCAATCAAGATCTACAGCTACGGCGTGGAGGCCTACCTAACGGATCCAGCTAACCGGGACCGCCGCCTCACCACTCAGTCTTTGTCCTGCGAGGACGAGGGACGCGGTCGCTGGGACAACGGAGAAAT CTTCTTCAAGTACTTGCGCAACGTGTCCATCGAGGGCGACCTTAACAAGCCGAACATCGAGTTCACGGCGGACGGGGACCTGCGCTCGGCGGAGCTCAAGATTATGAACCTCCGGCCCAGCGCCAACAACAAGAACCTTGTGTGGGAAGAG ATTGGAGTGTGGAAGTCCTGGGAGACGCAGAAGCTGGACATCCGCGACATTGCGTGGCCCGGCAACTCGCACGCCCCGCCCCAGGGCGTGCCGGAGAAGTTCCATTTGAAGATCACATTCCTCGAAGAGGCACCCTATATCAATCTGTCGCCTGCGGACCCGGTGAGTGGCAAGTGCCTGATGGACCGTGGTGTGCTCTGCCGGGTGGCGGCCGACCACGAGATGGCCGCCGACATCGACGTGGGCCAGGCACACCGCAACGAGTCCTTCTACCAGTGCTGTAGCGGCTTCTGCATAGACCTGCTGGAGAAGTTTGCCGAGGAGCTGGGCTTCACCTACGAGCTGGTGCGGGTCGAAGATGGTAAATGGGGTACCCTCGAGAATGGCAAGTGGAACGGCCTGATCGCCGACCTGGTCAACCGCAAGACGGACATGGTCCTCACCTCGCTGATGATCAACACGGAACGCGAGGCGGTCGTCGATTTCTCTGAGCCCTTCATGGAGACCGGCATCGCCATCGTGGTGGCGAAGCGCACTGGCATCATCTCGCCCACGGCTTTTCTGGAGCCCTTCGACACAGCCTCCTGGATGCTG GTGGGCATAGTGGCCATCCAGGCGGCCACCTTCATGATCTTCCTCTTCGAGTGGCTCTCGCCCAGCGGCTACGACATGAAGCTCTACCTACAGAACACCAATGTCACCCCGTACCGCTTCTCCCTGTTCCGCACCTACTGGCTGGTTTGGGCCGTGCTCTTCCAGGCCGCCGTCCATGTGGACTCGCCGCGAGGTTTCACTTCGCGCTTCATGACCAATGTGTGGGCCCTCTTCGCTGTGGTATTTTTGGCCATATACACTGCCAACCTGGCCGCCTTCATGATAACGAG GGAGGAGTTCCACGAGTTCAGCGGTCTCAACGACAGCCGTCTGGTGCATCCCTTCTCCCACAAGCCCTCCTTCAAGTTCGGCACCATCCCGTACAGCCACACGGACTCGACGATCCACAAGTACTTCAACGTCATGCACAACTACATGCGGCA GTACAACAAGACGAGCGTGGCGGATGGAGTGGCCGCCGTGCTCAACGGCAACTTGGACTCCTTCATCTACGATGGCACAGTGCTGGACTATCTGGTTGCCCAGGACGAGGACTGCCGGCTCATGACCGTGGGCAGCTGGTATGCCATGACGG GGTACGGGCTGGCATTCAGCCGCAACTCAAAGTATGTGCAGATGTTCAACAAGCGGCTGCTCGAGTTCCGAGCGAACGGGGACCTAGAGCGGCTGCGACGCTACTGGATGACGGGCACGTGCCGTCCGGGCAAGCAGGAGCACAAATCCTCGGACCCGCTGGCGCTGGAGCAGTTCTTGTCCGCCTTCCTGCTCCTGATGGCCGGCATTCTGCTGGCGgcgctcctcctgctgctcgaGCACGTCTACTTTAAGTACATCCGCAAGCGGCTGGCTAAGAAGGACGGTGGCCACTGCTGCGCCCTCATCTCCCTGTCCATGGGCAAGTCGCTGACCTTCCGGGGCGCCGTCTTCGAGGCCACCGAGATCCTGAAGAAGCACCGTTGCAACGACCCCATCTGCGACACACACCTCTGGAAGGTCAAGCACGAGCTGGACATGTCTCGCCTCCGTGTCCGCCAGCTGGAGAAGGTCATGGACAAGCATGGCATCAAGGCGCCGCAGCTGAG GCTGGCCTCCTCCTCGGACCTGCTAAACCACCATCATCTCAAGGAGCGGCCGCCACTGCTGGGCAACCTGAGTCTCGCCGCCAGCGCCCAAGATCTATACAGGTG GTCGTACAAGACGGAAATCGCCGAGATGGAGACAGTGCTTTGA
- the LOC6724871 gene encoding glutamate receptor ionotropic, NMDA 2B isoform X2: protein MAAWQCHSVAHRIQSAERAPFRSFCSLRAVQSPVRFCSLAPASASASAGAARRPEPESQQCAAVNTSPSTAWGSEQREKRPASGPSLFRKTQSIHNPNNSTAQTLASRPDALETTGALSTGSQRTSGSSSPRAMMPSRVKLKRGTDGPTPTATPAPMPITMPKQTPIATLNTASCQHNSTTSRRKPTLTPPSGPISLLLFTVLTLLILDTRSCQGLRLTNGGGSLSKGAAANKEQLNIGLIAPHTNFGKREYLRSINNAVTGLTKTRGAKLTFLKDYSFEQKNIHFDMMSLTPSPTAILSTLCKEFLRVNVSAILYMMNNEQFGHSTASAQYFLQLAGYLGIPVISWNADNSGLERRASQSTLQLQLAPSIEHQSAAMLSILERYKWHQFSVVTSQIAGHDDFVQAVRERVAEMQEHFKFTILNSIVVTRTSDLMELVNSEARVMLLYATQTEAITILRAAEEMKLTGENYVWVVSQSVIEKKDAHSQFPVGMLGVHFDTSSAALMNEISNAIKIYSYGVEAYLTDPANRDRRLTTQSLSCEDEGRGRWDNGEIFFKYLRNVSIEGDLNKPNIEFTADGDLRSAELKIMNLRPSANNKNLVWEEIGVWKSWETQKLDIRDIAWPGNSHAPPQGVPEKFHLKITFLEEAPYINLSPADPVSGKCLMDRGVLCRVAADHEMAADIDVGQAHRNESFYQCCSGFCIDLLEKFAEELGFTYELVRVEDGKWGTLENGKWNGLIADLVNRKTDMVLTSLMINTEREAVVDFSEPFMETGIAIVVAKRTGIISPTAFLEPFDTASWMLVGIVAIQAATFMIFLFEWLSPSGYDMKLYLQNTNVTPYRFSLFRTYWLVWAVLFQAAVHVDSPRGFTSRFMTNVWALFAVVFLAIYTANLAAFMITREEFHEFSGLNDSRLVHPFSHKPSFKFGTIPYSHTDSTIHKYFNVMHNYMRQYNKTSVADGVAAVLNGNLDSFIYDGTVLDYLVAQDEDCRLMTVGSWYAMTGYGLAFSRNSKYVQMFNKRLLEFRANGDLERLRRYWMTGTCRPGKQEHKSSDPLALEQFLSAFLLLMAGILLAALLLLLEHVYFKYIRKRLAKKDGGHCCALISLSMGKSLTFRGAVFEATEILKKHRCNDPICDTHLWKVKHELDMSRLRVRQLEKVMDKHGIKAPQLRLASSSDLLNHHHLKERPPLLGNLSLAASAQDLYRSYKTEIAEMETVL, encoded by the exons ATGGCTGCCTGGCAGTGCCATTCGGTGGCTCATCGAATTCAGTCCGCAGAGCGCGCTCCGTTCCGTTCGTTTTGCTCGCTCCGTGCCGTTCAGAGTCCTGTTCGGTTCTGCTCGCTCGcacccgcatccgcatccgcatctgcaGGAGCTGCCAGGCGTCCAGAGCCAGAGAGCCAG CAATGCGCAGCAGTCAATACAAGCCCATCAACTGCCTGGGGAAGCGAACAGAGGGAAAAGCGGCCAGCAAGCGGACCCAGCCTGTTCAGGAAAACGCAATCCATCCACAATCCAAACAATAGCACAGCCCAGACACTTGCATCCCGGCCAGATGCACTAGAGACCACCGGAGCACTGAGCACCGGATCCCAGCGAACTTCAGGATCTAGTAGTCCACGAGCCATGATGCCCAGTCGCGTCAAACTGAAACGCGGCACGGACGGACCGACGCCCACGGCCACGCCCGCGCCCATGCCTATCACAATGCCAAAGCAAACGCCAATCGCCACTTTGAACACTGCCAGCTGCCAGCACAATAGCACAACAAGTAGACGAAAGCCAACCCTCACCCCTCCAAGCGGGCCCATCTCGCTGCTCCTTTTCACAGTACTGACCCTGCTGATCCTGGACACCAGATCCTGCCAGGGCCTCCGACTAACCAACGGAGGCGGCAGCCTGAGCAAGGGCGCGGCGGCCAACAAGGAGCAGCTCAACATCGGCCTGATCGCGCCGCACACGAACTTCGGAAAGCGCGAGTACCTGCGCAGCATCAACAACGCGGTCACCGGATTAACGAAGACGCGCGGCGCCAAGCTGACCTTTCTCAAGGACTACTCCTTCGAGCAGAAGAACATCCACTTCGACATGATGTCGCTGACGCCAAGCCCGACGG CAATCCTAAGCACACTGTGCAAGGAGTTCCTCCGCGTGAACGTCTCCGCAATCCTGTACATGATGAACAACGAACAGTTCGGGCACAGCACGGCCTCGGCACAGTACTTTTTGCAGCTTGCCGGCTACCTGGGCATCCCGGTTATCTCGTGGAACGCCGACAACTCGGGTTTGGAACGACGGGCCTCGCAATCGACGCTCCAGCTACAGCTGGCTCCAAGCATCGAGCACCAAAGCGCCGCAATGCTGAGCATCCTGGAGCGCTACAAGTGGCACCAGTTCTCGGTGGTCACGTCGCAGATAGCCGGCCACGATGACTTCGTGCAGGCGGTGCGGGAGCGCGTGGCTGAGATGCAGGAGCACTTCAAGTTCACCATCCTAAACTCGATCGTGGTCACCCGCACCAGCGACCTCATGGAACTGGTTAACAGTGAGGCCCGGGTGATGCTGCTGTATGCTACGCAGACCGAGGCCATCACCATCCTGCGCGCCGCTGAGGAGATGAAGCTCACCGGAGAAAACTACGTCTGGGTAGTCAGCCAGTCGGTCATAGAAAAGAAGGATGCCCACTCCCAGTTCCCCGTCGGCATGCTTGGCGTGCACTTCGACACCTCCAGTGCGGCGCTCATGAACGAGATCTCTAACGCAATCAAGATCTACAGCTACGGCGTGGAGGCCTACCTAACGGATCCAGCTAACCGGGACCGCCGCCTCACCACTCAGTCTTTGTCCTGCGAGGACGAGGGACGCGGTCGCTGGGACAACGGAGAAAT CTTCTTCAAGTACTTGCGCAACGTGTCCATCGAGGGCGACCTTAACAAGCCGAACATCGAGTTCACGGCGGACGGGGACCTGCGCTCGGCGGAGCTCAAGATTATGAACCTCCGGCCCAGCGCCAACAACAAGAACCTTGTGTGGGAAGAG ATTGGAGTGTGGAAGTCCTGGGAGACGCAGAAGCTGGACATCCGCGACATTGCGTGGCCCGGCAACTCGCACGCCCCGCCCCAGGGCGTGCCGGAGAAGTTCCATTTGAAGATCACATTCCTCGAAGAGGCACCCTATATCAATCTGTCGCCTGCGGACCCGGTGAGTGGCAAGTGCCTGATGGACCGTGGTGTGCTCTGCCGGGTGGCGGCCGACCACGAGATGGCCGCCGACATCGACGTGGGCCAGGCACACCGCAACGAGTCCTTCTACCAGTGCTGTAGCGGCTTCTGCATAGACCTGCTGGAGAAGTTTGCCGAGGAGCTGGGCTTCACCTACGAGCTGGTGCGGGTCGAAGATGGTAAATGGGGTACCCTCGAGAATGGCAAGTGGAACGGCCTGATCGCCGACCTGGTCAACCGCAAGACGGACATGGTCCTCACCTCGCTGATGATCAACACGGAACGCGAGGCGGTCGTCGATTTCTCTGAGCCCTTCATGGAGACCGGCATCGCCATCGTGGTGGCGAAGCGCACTGGCATCATCTCGCCCACGGCTTTTCTGGAGCCCTTCGACACAGCCTCCTGGATGCTG GTGGGCATAGTGGCCATCCAGGCGGCCACCTTCATGATCTTCCTCTTCGAGTGGCTCTCGCCCAGCGGCTACGACATGAAGCTCTACCTACAGAACACCAATGTCACCCCGTACCGCTTCTCCCTGTTCCGCACCTACTGGCTGGTTTGGGCCGTGCTCTTCCAGGCCGCCGTCCATGTGGACTCGCCGCGAGGTTTCACTTCGCGCTTCATGACCAATGTGTGGGCCCTCTTCGCTGTGGTATTTTTGGCCATATACACTGCCAACCTGGCCGCCTTCATGATAACGAG GGAGGAGTTCCACGAGTTCAGCGGTCTCAACGACAGCCGTCTGGTGCATCCCTTCTCCCACAAGCCCTCCTTCAAGTTCGGCACCATCCCGTACAGCCACACGGACTCGACGATCCACAAGTACTTCAACGTCATGCACAACTACATGCGGCA GTACAACAAGACGAGCGTGGCGGATGGAGTGGCCGCCGTGCTCAACGGCAACTTGGACTCCTTCATCTACGATGGCACAGTGCTGGACTATCTGGTTGCCCAGGACGAGGACTGCCGGCTCATGACCGTGGGCAGCTGGTATGCCATGACGG GGTACGGGCTGGCATTCAGCCGCAACTCAAAGTATGTGCAGATGTTCAACAAGCGGCTGCTCGAGTTCCGAGCGAACGGGGACCTAGAGCGGCTGCGACGCTACTGGATGACGGGCACGTGCCGTCCGGGCAAGCAGGAGCACAAATCCTCGGACCCGCTGGCGCTGGAGCAGTTCTTGTCCGCCTTCCTGCTCCTGATGGCCGGCATTCTGCTGGCGgcgctcctcctgctgctcgaGCACGTCTACTTTAAGTACATCCGCAAGCGGCTGGCTAAGAAGGACGGTGGCCACTGCTGCGCCCTCATCTCCCTGTCCATGGGCAAGTCGCTGACCTTCCGGGGCGCCGTCTTCGAGGCCACCGAGATCCTGAAGAAGCACCGTTGCAACGACCCCATCTGCGACACACACCTCTGGAAGGTCAAGCACGAGCTGGACATGTCTCGCCTCCGTGTCCGCCAGCTGGAGAAGGTCATGGACAAGCATGGCATCAAGGCGCCGCAGCTGAG GCTGGCCTCCTCCTCGGACCTGCTAAACCACCATCATCTCAAGGAGCGGCCGCCACTGCTGGGCAACCTGAGTCTCGCCGCCAGCGCCCAAGATCTATACAG GTCGTACAAGACGGAAATCGCCGAGATGGAGACAGTGCTTTGA
- the LOC6724871 gene encoding glutamate receptor ionotropic, NMDA 2B isoform X1, with protein MAAWQCHSVAHRIQSAERAPFRSFCSLRAVQSPVRFCSLAPASASASAGAARRPEPESQQCAAVNTSPSTAWGSEQREKRPASGPSLFRKTQSIHNPNNSTAQTLASRPDALETTGALSTGSQRTSGSSSPRAMMPSRVKLKRGTDGPTPTATPAPMPITMPKQTPIATLNTASCQHNSTTSRRKPTLTPPSGPISLLLFTVLTLLILDTRSCQGLRLTNGGGSLSKGAAANKEQLNIGLIAPHTNFGKREYLRSINNAVTGLTKTRGAKLTFLKDYSFEQKNIHFDMMSLTPSPTAILSTLCKEFLRVNVSAILYMMNNEQFGHSTASAQYFLQLAGYLGIPVISWNADNSGLERRASQSTLQLQLAPSIEHQSAAMLSILERYKWHQFSVVTSQIAGHDDFVQAVRERVAEMQEHFKFTILNSIVVTRTSDLMELVNSEARVMLLYATQTEAITILRAAEEMKLTGENYVWVVSQSVIEKKDAHSQFPVGMLGVHFDTSSAALMNEISNAIKIYSYGVEAYLTDPANRDRRLTTQSLSCEDEGRGRWDNGEIFFKYLRNVSIEGDLNKPNIEFTADGDLRSAELKIMNLRPSANNKNLVWEEIGVWKSWETQKLDIRDIAWPGNSHAPPQGVPEKFHLKITFLEEAPYINLSPADPVSGKCLMDRGVLCRVAADHEMAADIDVGQAHRNESFYQCCSGFCIDLLEKFAEELGFTYELVRVEDGKWGTLENGKWNGLIADLVNRKTDMVLTSLMINTEREAVVDFSEPFMETGIAIVVAKRTGIISPTAFLEPFDTASWMLVGIVAIQAATFMIFLFEWLSPSGYDMKLYLQNTNVTPYRFSLFRTYWLVWAVLFQAAVHVDSPRGFTSRFMTNVWALFAVVFLAIYTANLAAFMITREEFHEFSGLNDSRLVHPFSHKPSFKFGTIPYSHTDSTIHKYFNVMHNYMRQYNKTSVADGVAAVLNGNLDSFIYDGTVLDYLVAQDEDCRLMTVGSWYAMTGYGLAFSRNSKYVQMFNKRLLEFRANGDLERLRRYWMTGTCRPGKQEHKSSDPLALEQFLSAFLLLMAGILLAALLLLLEHVYFKYIRKRLAKKDGGHCCALISLSMGKSLTFRGAVFEATEILKKHRCNDPICDTHLWKVKHELDMSRLRVRQLEKVMDKHGIKAPQLRLASSSDLLNHHHLKERPPLLGNLSLAASAQDLYRWSYKTEIAEMETVL; from the exons ATGGCTGCCTGGCAGTGCCATTCGGTGGCTCATCGAATTCAGTCCGCAGAGCGCGCTCCGTTCCGTTCGTTTTGCTCGCTCCGTGCCGTTCAGAGTCCTGTTCGGTTCTGCTCGCTCGcacccgcatccgcatccgcatctgcaGGAGCTGCCAGGCGTCCAGAGCCAGAGAGCCAG CAATGCGCAGCAGTCAATACAAGCCCATCAACTGCCTGGGGAAGCGAACAGAGGGAAAAGCGGCCAGCAAGCGGACCCAGCCTGTTCAGGAAAACGCAATCCATCCACAATCCAAACAATAGCACAGCCCAGACACTTGCATCCCGGCCAGATGCACTAGAGACCACCGGAGCACTGAGCACCGGATCCCAGCGAACTTCAGGATCTAGTAGTCCACGAGCCATGATGCCCAGTCGCGTCAAACTGAAACGCGGCACGGACGGACCGACGCCCACGGCCACGCCCGCGCCCATGCCTATCACAATGCCAAAGCAAACGCCAATCGCCACTTTGAACACTGCCAGCTGCCAGCACAATAGCACAACAAGTAGACGAAAGCCAACCCTCACCCCTCCAAGCGGGCCCATCTCGCTGCTCCTTTTCACAGTACTGACCCTGCTGATCCTGGACACCAGATCCTGCCAGGGCCTCCGACTAACCAACGGAGGCGGCAGCCTGAGCAAGGGCGCGGCGGCCAACAAGGAGCAGCTCAACATCGGCCTGATCGCGCCGCACACGAACTTCGGAAAGCGCGAGTACCTGCGCAGCATCAACAACGCGGTCACCGGATTAACGAAGACGCGCGGCGCCAAGCTGACCTTTCTCAAGGACTACTCCTTCGAGCAGAAGAACATCCACTTCGACATGATGTCGCTGACGCCAAGCCCGACGG CAATCCTAAGCACACTGTGCAAGGAGTTCCTCCGCGTGAACGTCTCCGCAATCCTGTACATGATGAACAACGAACAGTTCGGGCACAGCACGGCCTCGGCACAGTACTTTTTGCAGCTTGCCGGCTACCTGGGCATCCCGGTTATCTCGTGGAACGCCGACAACTCGGGTTTGGAACGACGGGCCTCGCAATCGACGCTCCAGCTACAGCTGGCTCCAAGCATCGAGCACCAAAGCGCCGCAATGCTGAGCATCCTGGAGCGCTACAAGTGGCACCAGTTCTCGGTGGTCACGTCGCAGATAGCCGGCCACGATGACTTCGTGCAGGCGGTGCGGGAGCGCGTGGCTGAGATGCAGGAGCACTTCAAGTTCACCATCCTAAACTCGATCGTGGTCACCCGCACCAGCGACCTCATGGAACTGGTTAACAGTGAGGCCCGGGTGATGCTGCTGTATGCTACGCAGACCGAGGCCATCACCATCCTGCGCGCCGCTGAGGAGATGAAGCTCACCGGAGAAAACTACGTCTGGGTAGTCAGCCAGTCGGTCATAGAAAAGAAGGATGCCCACTCCCAGTTCCCCGTCGGCATGCTTGGCGTGCACTTCGACACCTCCAGTGCGGCGCTCATGAACGAGATCTCTAACGCAATCAAGATCTACAGCTACGGCGTGGAGGCCTACCTAACGGATCCAGCTAACCGGGACCGCCGCCTCACCACTCAGTCTTTGTCCTGCGAGGACGAGGGACGCGGTCGCTGGGACAACGGAGAAAT CTTCTTCAAGTACTTGCGCAACGTGTCCATCGAGGGCGACCTTAACAAGCCGAACATCGAGTTCACGGCGGACGGGGACCTGCGCTCGGCGGAGCTCAAGATTATGAACCTCCGGCCCAGCGCCAACAACAAGAACCTTGTGTGGGAAGAG ATTGGAGTGTGGAAGTCCTGGGAGACGCAGAAGCTGGACATCCGCGACATTGCGTGGCCCGGCAACTCGCACGCCCCGCCCCAGGGCGTGCCGGAGAAGTTCCATTTGAAGATCACATTCCTCGAAGAGGCACCCTATATCAATCTGTCGCCTGCGGACCCGGTGAGTGGCAAGTGCCTGATGGACCGTGGTGTGCTCTGCCGGGTGGCGGCCGACCACGAGATGGCCGCCGACATCGACGTGGGCCAGGCACACCGCAACGAGTCCTTCTACCAGTGCTGTAGCGGCTTCTGCATAGACCTGCTGGAGAAGTTTGCCGAGGAGCTGGGCTTCACCTACGAGCTGGTGCGGGTCGAAGATGGTAAATGGGGTACCCTCGAGAATGGCAAGTGGAACGGCCTGATCGCCGACCTGGTCAACCGCAAGACGGACATGGTCCTCACCTCGCTGATGATCAACACGGAACGCGAGGCGGTCGTCGATTTCTCTGAGCCCTTCATGGAGACCGGCATCGCCATCGTGGTGGCGAAGCGCACTGGCATCATCTCGCCCACGGCTTTTCTGGAGCCCTTCGACACAGCCTCCTGGATGCTG GTGGGCATAGTGGCCATCCAGGCGGCCACCTTCATGATCTTCCTCTTCGAGTGGCTCTCGCCCAGCGGCTACGACATGAAGCTCTACCTACAGAACACCAATGTCACCCCGTACCGCTTCTCCCTGTTCCGCACCTACTGGCTGGTTTGGGCCGTGCTCTTCCAGGCCGCCGTCCATGTGGACTCGCCGCGAGGTTTCACTTCGCGCTTCATGACCAATGTGTGGGCCCTCTTCGCTGTGGTATTTTTGGCCATATACACTGCCAACCTGGCCGCCTTCATGATAACGAG GGAGGAGTTCCACGAGTTCAGCGGTCTCAACGACAGCCGTCTGGTGCATCCCTTCTCCCACAAGCCCTCCTTCAAGTTCGGCACCATCCCGTACAGCCACACGGACTCGACGATCCACAAGTACTTCAACGTCATGCACAACTACATGCGGCA GTACAACAAGACGAGCGTGGCGGATGGAGTGGCCGCCGTGCTCAACGGCAACTTGGACTCCTTCATCTACGATGGCACAGTGCTGGACTATCTGGTTGCCCAGGACGAGGACTGCCGGCTCATGACCGTGGGCAGCTGGTATGCCATGACGG GGTACGGGCTGGCATTCAGCCGCAACTCAAAGTATGTGCAGATGTTCAACAAGCGGCTGCTCGAGTTCCGAGCGAACGGGGACCTAGAGCGGCTGCGACGCTACTGGATGACGGGCACGTGCCGTCCGGGCAAGCAGGAGCACAAATCCTCGGACCCGCTGGCGCTGGAGCAGTTCTTGTCCGCCTTCCTGCTCCTGATGGCCGGCATTCTGCTGGCGgcgctcctcctgctgctcgaGCACGTCTACTTTAAGTACATCCGCAAGCGGCTGGCTAAGAAGGACGGTGGCCACTGCTGCGCCCTCATCTCCCTGTCCATGGGCAAGTCGCTGACCTTCCGGGGCGCCGTCTTCGAGGCCACCGAGATCCTGAAGAAGCACCGTTGCAACGACCCCATCTGCGACACACACCTCTGGAAGGTCAAGCACGAGCTGGACATGTCTCGCCTCCGTGTCCGCCAGCTGGAGAAGGTCATGGACAAGCATGGCATCAAGGCGCCGCAGCTGAG GCTGGCCTCCTCCTCGGACCTGCTAAACCACCATCATCTCAAGGAGCGGCCGCCACTGCTGGGCAACCTGAGTCTCGCCGCCAGCGCCCAAGATCTATACAGGTG GTCGTACAAGACGGAAATCGCCGAGATGGAGACAGTGCTTTGA